The Oncorhynchus gorbuscha isolate QuinsamMale2020 ecotype Even-year unplaced genomic scaffold, OgorEven_v1.0 Un_scaffold_428, whole genome shotgun sequence genome includes a region encoding these proteins:
- the LOC124018193 gene encoding zinc finger protein 239-like, giving the protein MSSLNYFHPVKEEICWTEKEALGLNLVVKEEKEEEDVTVKQEVEGGAVKVKEEEEDVSVKEEEDEFRVKEEEEKDDDAVFGVKKEGEITVTLKDEVEIGDLINTREKTESHSDSRKSPSGEPDPETPKPARQHHCSHCEKSFCWLGNLKLHERTHTGEKPFQCSQCGKSFAVLANLKRHERIHTGEKPYHCAQCGMSFNQDGDLKAHKRKHTGEKPFQCSQCGKSFTKIGQLKEHERIHKGEKPFQCSHCGKSFTRIGNLKKHARLHTGEKPYQCSQCGKSFAVLANLKRHERIHTGEKPHHCSHCGMSFTQLWDLQAHERIHTGEKPFQCSQCGKSFTQIGHLKAHERIHTGEKPYQCSQCEKSFTMLTNLKRHERIHRGEKQFLLPV; this is encoded by the exons ATGAGCTCCCTAAACTACTTTCATCCTGTTAAAGAAGAgatctgctggacggagaaagaagctctggggCTGAACCTTGTcgtgaaagaggagaaggaagaggaggatgttacagttaAACAAGAAGTAGAGGGTGGGGCTGTtaaagtgaaagaagaagaggaagacgtttcagtgaaagaagaggaagacgagttcagagtgaaagaggaggaagagaaagatgatGATGCAGTTTTTGGAGTGAAGAAGGAAGGGGAGATTACTGTCACATTGAAAGATGAGGTGGAGATAggagatctgattaacacca gagagaaaacagagtctCACTCTGACAGCAGGAAGAGTCCTTCAGGGGAACCAGACCCAGAGACGCCCAAACCAGCCAGACAACACCACTGCTCCCACTGTGAAAAGAGTTTTTGCTGGTTAGGGAACCTAAAACtgcatgagaggacacacacaggagaaaagcctttccaatgctcccagtgtggaaagagttttgctGTGTTAGCTAACCTGAAAAgacacgagagaatacacacaggagaaaagccttatcATTGTGCCCAATGTGGAATGAGTTTTAATCAGGATGGGGACCTAAAAGCTCATAAGAGgaaacacacaggagaaaagcctttccaatgttcccagtgtggaaagagttttactaaGATAGGGCAATTAAAAGAACATGAGAGAATACATAAAGGAGAAAAGCCATTCCAATGTTCCcattgtggaaagagttttactcgGATAGGAAACCTAAAAAAGCATGCGAGactacacacaggagaaaagccttaccaatgctcccagtgtggaaagagttttgccGTGTTAGCTAACCTGAAaaggcatgagagaatacacacaggagaaaagcctcaTCACTGTTCCCACTGTGGAATGAGTTTTACTCAGTTATGGGACCTTCAAGCTCATGAGaggatacacacaggagaaaagcctttccaatgttcccagtgtggaaagagttttactcagATAGGGCACCTGAAAGCTCATGAGaggatacacacaggagaaaagccttaccaATGTTCCCAGTGTGAAAAGAGTTTTACCATGTTAACTAACCTGAAAAGGCATGAGAGAATACATAGAGGAGAAAAGCAGTTTCTACTCCCAGTGTAA